A region of Malaciobacter marinus DNA encodes the following proteins:
- a CDS encoding ABC transporter ATP-binding protein, with the protein MLKITNLHVKVKKKTLLTNINLELKPKDLNIIIGPNGAGKSTLLKSLVKVIDIHKGNISLDEIEFTTASINSVSKYIAYMAQFNQNSNLTTLDVLEISRRKYSGFSLSKHDHKLIEDSINEFALQKFLNRDIDTLSGGERQKIFLAAAILQEPKILLLDEPISHLDPKNQIEMLELIRNKTKEKEFITITVLHDLQNALHYADKIIMLKNKEILYFENSLNITQKMISKLFDTTCKLFWQEGHPFLFLGHSHHNNTHNHSHKKETNDT; encoded by the coding sequence ATGCTAAAAATAACTAATTTACATGTTAAAGTAAAGAAAAAAACTCTACTTACAAATATAAATTTAGAGCTAAAACCAAAAGATTTAAATATTATAATTGGACCAAATGGTGCAGGTAAAAGTACTTTACTAAAATCACTTGTAAAAGTCATAGATATACACAAAGGAAACATTAGTTTAGATGAGATAGAGTTTACAACTGCTTCAATAAATAGTGTATCAAAATATATTGCTTATATGGCACAATTCAATCAAAATTCAAACCTTACTACTCTTGATGTATTAGAGATTTCAAGGAGAAAATATAGTGGTTTTTCTTTAAGTAAACATGATCATAAATTAATTGAAGATAGTATAAATGAGTTTGCCTTACAAAAGTTTTTAAATAGAGATATTGATACTTTAAGTGGAGGAGAAAGGCAAAAGATTTTTTTAGCAGCTGCAATTTTACAAGAGCCTAAAATCTTACTTTTAGATGAGCCAATATCTCACCTTGACCCTAAAAATCAAATAGAGATGCTTGAACTAATAAGAAACAAAACGAAAGAAAAAGAGTTTATTACAATAACTGTATTGCATGATTTGCAAAATGCATTACATTATGCTGATAAAATAATAATGCTTAAAAATAAAGAGATTTTATATTTTGAAAATAGTTTAAATATTACACAAAAGATGATTTCTAAACTTTTTGATACAACTTGTAAACTATTTTGGCAAGAGGGACATCCTTTTTTATTTTTAGGACACTCTCATCATAATAACACACATAATCATTCACATAAAAAGGAAACTAATGATACTTGA
- a CDS encoding FecCD family ABC transporter permease, producing the protein MYSKHLYSKKRFFIAILLLFITISLIWISLISGNNGIVFSDTFKLLEAKGSFSIIVFEIRVPRTLAAFVVGASLGLSGAMMQAVLKNPLASPFTLGISQASAFGASFAIIVFQSYSSTSSYEAGFITALFAFASSMICTLLIVSLGKRANMSAESLILFGVALGAFFSAFTMLLQYFADDIDAAATLFWTFGDLSKASMSTILAIGLVLLICLFSYFKIFWKFDALMLGEDSAKSLGINTQNLRLGSMIVASFLSAISVCFFGIIGFVGLIAPHIVRLFIGSSHKYVLPLSALSGAILLLLADIVSRTILLPITIPVGIITSMLGAPLFLYFLYKRSSRC; encoded by the coding sequence ATGTACAGTAAACATTTATACTCAAAAAAAAGATTTTTTATTGCTATTTTATTACTATTTATAACAATAAGTTTAATATGGATTTCTTTAATAAGTGGAAACAATGGGATTGTTTTTTCAGATACTTTTAAACTTTTAGAAGCAAAGGGTAGTTTTTCTATAATAGTTTTTGAAATAAGAGTACCAAGAACTTTAGCAGCATTTGTAGTAGGAGCTTCCCTTGGATTGTCAGGAGCTATGATGCAAGCAGTACTAAAAAATCCTTTAGCTTCTCCTTTTACTTTAGGGATATCTCAAGCAAGTGCTTTTGGGGCAAGTTTTGCAATAATAGTCTTTCAATCATACTCAAGCACATCATCATATGAAGCAGGTTTTATAACTGCACTCTTTGCTTTTGCTTCAAGTATGATATGTACACTTTTAATAGTATCTTTAGGAAAAAGAGCAAATATGTCAGCTGAATCACTTATATTATTTGGGGTAGCTTTAGGTGCGTTTTTTTCTGCATTTACTATGTTACTTCAATATTTTGCAGATGATATTGACGCAGCAGCTACACTATTTTGGACTTTTGGTGATTTGTCTAAAGCTAGTATGAGTACTATTTTAGCAATTGGATTAGTTTTACTAATATGCCTATTTTCTTATTTTAAGATTTTTTGGAAGTTCGATGCTTTGATGTTAGGTGAAGATAGTGCAAAATCATTAGGAATAAATACTCAAAATCTTAGATTAGGCTCTATGATTGTAGCATCATTTTTAAGTGCTATTAGTGTTTGTTTTTTTGGAATTATAGGATTTGTAGGACTTATTGCACCACATATTGTAAGACTTTTTATAGGAAGTTCACATAAATATGTTTTACCTTTATCAGCACTAAGTGGTGCAATTCTTCTTTTACTTGCAGATATTGTTTCAAGAACTATCTTACTTCCTATTACTATACCTGTGGGAATTATAACTTCAATGCTTGGAGCTCCACTATTTTTATACTTTTTATATAAAAGAAGTTCAAGATGCTAA
- a CDS encoding ABC transporter substrate-binding protein yields MRLLFLIIFIALTLNAKIFVDMYDREVEITDNNKIVCLGPGTLRLITYMQLEKKLIGIEKKELRFSPNSAYSLVLDKKFIKSLPIVGQGGPGKMPNLETLISLKPDVIFTSILSPKQVALIQEKTKTPVIALSYGSNYGGKNNKEDKIEAVKKSMLIIAQIMDKQNRADELITFMNKQKEALKKITIDDKAIYVGGVAYKGLHGITSTESDYPAFKLLNIKNPILQNHIGHAFVNKETLLSFNPEVVFLDLVSRKIILEEIEKDKAIYKHIQAFKNSNIYWLYPSNFYNTNIENIYINSWLIASHFGKDIDIKKVKERVYKKFLGKDINTNVQ; encoded by the coding sequence ATGAGATTACTTTTTCTTATAATATTTATAGCACTTACACTTAATGCAAAGATTTTTGTTGATATGTATGATAGAGAAGTAGAAATTACAGATAATAATAAAATAGTGTGTTTAGGTCCTGGAACATTAAGACTTATAACTTATATGCAACTTGAAAAAAAACTTATAGGTATTGAAAAAAAAGAGTTAAGATTTAGTCCTAATTCGGCTTATAGTTTAGTACTTGATAAAAAGTTTATCAAATCACTTCCTATTGTAGGTCAAGGTGGACCTGGGAAAATGCCAAATTTAGAAACATTAATAAGTTTAAAACCTGATGTGATTTTTACATCTATACTTTCACCTAAACAAGTAGCTTTAATTCAAGAAAAAACTAAAACTCCAGTTATAGCACTAAGTTATGGCTCAAATTATGGTGGCAAAAACAATAAAGAAGACAAAATCGAAGCTGTAAAAAAATCTATGTTGATAATAGCACAAATCATGGACAAACAAAATAGAGCAGATGAACTAATCACTTTTATGAATAAGCAAAAAGAAGCTTTAAAAAAAATAACGATTGATGATAAAGCCATATATGTTGGTGGAGTTGCATATAAAGGACTTCATGGTATTACAAGTACAGAGAGTGATTATCCTGCATTTAAACTTCTAAATATAAAAAATCCAATCTTACAAAATCATATTGGTCATGCATTTGTAAATAAAGAAACACTTTTAAGTTTCAATCCTGAAGTTGTTTTTTTAGACTTAGTTAGTAGAAAAATAATTTTAGAAGAGATAGAAAAAGACAAAGCAATTTATAAACATATTCAAGCTTTTAAAAACAGTAATATTTATTGGTTATATCCAAGTAATTTTTACAATACAAATATAGAAAATATTTATATAAACAGTTGGTTAATTGCTTCACATTTTGGAAAAGATATAGATATAAAAAAAGTAAAAGAAAGAGTTTATAAAAAATTTTTAGGAAAAGATATCAATACTAATGTACAGTAA
- a CDS encoding class II SORL domain-containing protein, with protein sequence MPKINKYVDIDTVEREAKKDLIDRHSPFIHCKETAKAGEPFEVTVKMGNEYTHPDDFDHYIESVALYNKETLLAKATYVPGTLGNVKAHNTTTFTIIPTTKKLNLVAHGYCTKHGIWESTPVVVEVEA encoded by the coding sequence ATGCCAAAGATTAACAAATACGTAGATATTGATACAGTAGAAAGAGAAGCAAAAAAAGACTTAATAGATAGACACTCGCCATTTATTCACTGTAAGGAAACTGCAAAAGCAGGAGAGCCATTTGAAGTAACTGTAAAAATGGGAAATGAATATACACATCCAGATGATTTTGATCACTATATTGAGTCTGTTGCGTTATATAATAAAGAAACACTATTAGCAAAAGCTACATATGTTCCAGGAACACTAGGAAATGTAAAAGCTCATAATACAACTACATTTACTATTATTCCAACAACAAAAAAATTAAACCTAGTTGCACACGGATACTGTACAAAACACGGAATTTGGGAATCAACGCCCGTGGTTGTTGAAGTAGAAGCATAA
- a CDS encoding thiamine-phosphate kinase, whose translation MNKEDYFIQQFTNQTKLIGDDAAVVGNMVYSQDAFFENVHFQREWMSLKQIATKSMLVNISDAIAMNAKPLYALLTVAIPKDFSTSDLRKLANGFKKVAKDYGIKIIGGDTISNEKLDISITIISKSQNPIYRSGVKIDDLVCYTGDLGSCKKDLKKALKGKKIASKSKLIKPKLKGDFFYDISKYVNASLDISDGLFFELERLSKASKVDFEFFDKISSDIGTSGEEYEMLFTFSKKNLEKIMQSAKKHNVSLNIFAKAIKGSYKTDAKNHHF comes from the coding sequence ATGAATAAAGAAGACTATTTTATACAACAATTTACTAATCAAACAAAACTTATAGGTGATGATGCAGCAGTAGTTGGAAATATGGTTTATTCTCAAGATGCTTTTTTTGAAAATGTACATTTTCAAAGGGAGTGGATGAGTTTAAAACAGATTGCTACTAAATCTATGCTTGTTAATATTTCAGATGCTATTGCTATGAATGCAAAGCCACTTTATGCACTTTTAACTGTTGCAATTCCTAAAGATTTTTCTACAAGTGATTTAAGAAAACTTGCCAATGGTTTTAAAAAAGTTGCAAAAGATTATGGTATTAAAATTATTGGTGGAGATACAATAAGCAATGAAAAACTTGATATTTCAATAACTATTATTTCAAAAAGCCAAAATCCAATATATAGAAGTGGAGTAAAGATTGATGATTTAGTATGTTATACAGGAGATCTTGGTAGTTGCAAGAAGGATTTGAAAAAAGCTTTAAAGGGCAAAAAAATAGCTTCAAAATCAAAACTTATAAAGCCAAAATTAAAAGGTGATTTTTTTTATGATATTTCAAAATATGTAAATGCTTCTTTAGATATATCAGATGGATTATTTTTTGAGTTAGAAAGATTATCAAAAGCAAGTAAGGTAGATTTTGAATTTTTTGATAAAATATCATCTGATATAGGTACATCAGGTGAAGAGTATGAAATGCTTTTTACTTTTTCTAAAAAGAATCTTGAAAAGATTATGCAAAGTGCTAAAAAACATAATGTGTCTTTAAATATATTTGCAAAAGCAATAAAAGGCAGCTATAAAACAGATGCAAAAAATCATCACTTTTAA
- the truD gene encoding tRNA pseudouridine(13) synthase TruD: protein MTNIQRYLNHAKINVVFKQSKDDFVVTEEPLYEFSKEGEHLIIKFRKKELTTWDAVSIFANHFGCKHRDIGYAGLKDKNAMTIQSISVHKKYEDKLSSFNHEKIKILETTYHNNKIKIGHLKGNKFFIRLKRVSPVDARIIEQVLAQIAAFGIPNYFGFQRFGIEGDNYKKGEAIINGTLKEKDRKLRQMFINSYQSYLFNNWLSKRIEISKLIESFEPKEIYEKLNLPLDLVKQMKSQEHPFKIMHGDLMSHYPFGKIFYVEDIQSEASKFYAKDRVPTGLLCGKKIKKAQGEALSIEEDFTKEVLQEDGARRFAWIFPSDIESNYKEDKNWMELSFYLPKGSYATELIAELIH, encoded by the coding sequence TTGACTAATATACAAAGATACTTAAATCATGCAAAAATAAATGTTGTTTTCAAACAAAGTAAAGATGACTTTGTTGTAACAGAAGAGCCTTTATATGAGTTTTCAAAGGAGGGTGAGCATCTAATTATAAAGTTTAGAAAAAAAGAGCTGACAACGTGGGATGCAGTTTCTATATTTGCTAATCACTTTGGATGTAAACATAGAGATATTGGTTATGCAGGCTTAAAAGATAAAAATGCAATGACAATTCAATCTATATCTGTACATAAAAAATATGAAGATAAACTAAGTAGTTTTAATCATGAAAAAATAAAAATATTAGAAACTACTTATCATAATAATAAAATAAAAATAGGGCATTTAAAAGGAAATAAGTTTTTTATTAGATTAAAAAGAGTTAGTCCTGTTGATGCTAGAATTATAGAGCAAGTTTTAGCTCAAATTGCTGCTTTTGGAATACCAAACTATTTTGGTTTTCAAAGATTCGGAATTGAGGGAGATAATTATAAAAAAGGTGAAGCAATAATAAATGGAACTTTAAAAGAAAAAGATAGAAAACTAAGACAAATGTTTATTAACTCTTATCAAAGTTATCTTTTTAATAATTGGCTTTCAAAAAGAATAGAAATTTCAAAACTAATTGAATCTTTTGAACCAAAAGAGATTTATGAAAAATTAAATCTTCCTTTAGATTTAGTAAAACAGATGAAAAGTCAAGAACATCCTTTTAAAATAATGCATGGAGATTTAATGTCACATTATCCTTTTGGTAAGATTTTTTATGTTGAAGATATACAAAGTGAAGCTTCAAAATTTTATGCAAAAGATAGAGTTCCAACTGGACTTTTATGCGGTAAAAAGATTAAAAAAGCTCAAGGTGAAGCATTGAGTATTGAGGAAGATTTTACAAAAGAAGTTCTTCAAGAAGATGGTGCAAGAAGATTTGCTTGGATATTCCCTTCTGATATTGAAAGTAATTATAAAGAAGATAAAAACTGGATGGAGTTATCTTTTTATCTTCCAAAAGGCTCATATGCTACTGAATTAATTGCAGAACTTATTCATTAA
- a CDS encoding methyl-accepting chemotaxis protein, translating into MLDIVTKKISNKIIFSLLILMTISSLTIVYFTTKSVKEDSIAVTKENLAMLNSAMFQSLRYAMNTGDPVQIAKAEEEARQIKGVRELVVAKSKPLIEMYHPGAEFTKDKDILKSFETKKSQILEVREGENHNLRMIKPMIAAQECLMCHANQQEGDVIGIMDLTFSLDEADGRIYDLIVEILIISTILGWITIGLVLLVVKKATNPIGKLKEGFQNLLNSNDTNIKLEVDSKDEVGEVANLFNAYMDKVRDGLKQDELVIEEANDILEKTGNGFFVYSVQSKAANPYVEDLKNKLNLMILSTKETLDKINDTLRNYSESNFDYKIDDKGIYGDLGSLAAGIKLVGNNTSEILAMIMNTGDELSKNTHLLSTASENLSASSNEQASSLEETAAALEQITSNIKGNTEATVRMASLAQNVTGSAKKGLDLANTTAISMEEINSKVTAINEAIEVIDQIAFQTNILSLNAAVEAATAGEAGKGFAVVAGEVRNLASRSAQAAREIKELVEDASDKATKGKSISTNMIEGYNELNSHISNTIEMIDSVATASKEQEKGIVQINDAVNNLDHSTQRNATVADDISKMSAQIAFMSDSLVTAASRANFLEEARDGVANVDLVYDTAKLKVDVLKLKDKVYSQLGKYNTWDVKETNSLEEWIKNYENSTTNVDTNAIEKLRKLNKNLSTKLQTLVTSNANKQDNVLLNEQAREVEIEALRIFGELNALKKDVCRNMKK; encoded by the coding sequence ATGCTCGATATCGTAACAAAAAAGATAAGTAATAAAATAATATTTTCTTTACTGATATTGATGACCATTAGTAGTTTAACTATCGTTTATTTTACAACAAAAAGCGTAAAAGAGGACTCTATTGCCGTAACAAAAGAGAACCTTGCAATGTTAAATAGTGCTATGTTTCAAAGTCTAAGGTATGCTATGAATACAGGTGATCCTGTACAAATTGCAAAAGCTGAAGAAGAAGCAAGACAGATAAAAGGTGTAAGAGAATTAGTGGTAGCAAAGAGTAAACCACTAATTGAGATGTACCATCCAGGAGCAGAATTTACAAAAGATAAAGATATTCTTAAATCATTTGAAACGAAAAAGTCACAAATTCTTGAAGTAAGAGAAGGTGAAAATCATAACTTAAGAATGATTAAGCCTATGATTGCAGCACAAGAGTGTTTGATGTGTCATGCAAATCAACAAGAAGGTGATGTAATAGGAATTATGGATTTAACATTCTCTTTAGATGAAGCTGATGGAAGAATTTATGATTTGATAGTTGAAATTTTAATTATTTCAACAATACTTGGATGGATTACAATTGGTTTAGTTTTATTAGTAGTAAAAAAAGCTACAAATCCTATAGGGAAACTTAAAGAGGGATTTCAAAACCTTTTAAACTCAAATGATACAAATATAAAATTAGAAGTTGATTCAAAAGACGAAGTTGGAGAAGTTGCAAACTTATTCAATGCTTATATGGATAAAGTAAGAGATGGCTTAAAGCAAGATGAGTTAGTAATAGAAGAAGCAAATGATATTTTAGAAAAAACTGGAAATGGTTTCTTCGTTTACAGTGTACAATCAAAAGCAGCAAACCCATATGTGGAAGATTTGAAAAATAAACTTAATTTGATGATTTTAAGTACAAAAGAGACTTTAGATAAAATCAATGATACATTAAGAAACTATTCAGAATCAAACTTTGATTACAAAATTGATGACAAAGGCATTTATGGAGACTTAGGTTCTTTAGCTGCTGGAATTAAACTTGTGGGAAATAACACTTCTGAAATATTAGCAATGATTATGAACACAGGTGATGAGCTTAGTAAAAATACTCATTTACTTTCAACTGCTTCTGAGAACTTATCTGCTTCATCAAATGAACAAGCATCAAGTTTAGAAGAAACAGCTGCTGCATTAGAGCAAATCACTTCTAATATAAAAGGAAATACAGAAGCTACAGTTAGGATGGCTAGCTTAGCTCAAAATGTAACAGGTTCAGCTAAAAAAGGTCTTGATCTTGCAAATACAACAGCAATATCAATGGAAGAGATAAATTCAAAAGTTACAGCAATAAATGAAGCAATTGAAGTAATTGACCAAATAGCATTCCAAACAAATATTCTTTCATTAAATGCAGCAGTTGAAGCAGCAACTGCAGGTGAAGCTGGAAAAGGTTTCGCAGTTGTTGCAGGTGAAGTTAGAAATCTTGCAAGTAGAAGTGCCCAAGCAGCAAGAGAGATTAAAGAACTAGTTGAAGATGCAAGTGATAAAGCAACAAAAGGTAAAAGTATTTCAACTAATATGATAGAAGGATATAATGAATTAAATAGTCATATATCAAATACAATAGAGATGATTGATAGTGTTGCAACTGCATCTAAAGAACAAGAAAAAGGAATCGTTCAAATAAATGATGCAGTAAATAACCTAGATCACTCAACACAAAGAAATGCTACAGTTGCAGATGATATATCAAAAATGTCTGCGCAAATTGCATTTATGTCAGATTCACTTGTAACAGCAGCTTCAAGAGCAAATTTCTTAGAAGAAGCAAGAGATGGAGTTGCAAATGTTGATTTAGTTTATGATACAGCAAAATTAAAAGTTGATGTATTAAAACTAAAAGATAAAGTATATTCACAACTTGGCAAATATAACACTTGGGATGTTAAAGAGACTAATTCACTTGAAGAGTGGATTAAAAACTATGAAAACTCAACAACAAATGTTGATACAAATGCCATTGAAAAATTAAGAAAGTTAAACAAAAACTTAAGTACAAAACTTCAAACACTTGTTACTTCAAATGCAAATAAACAAGATAATGTTTTATTAAATGAACAAGCAAGAGAAGTAGAAATAGAAGCTTTAAGAATCTTTGGGGAATTAAATGCCTTAAAAAAAGATGTTTGTAGGAATATGAAAAAGTAA
- the ruvA gene encoding Holliday junction branch migration protein RuvA: MIVGIEGKIEKKEPTFLHINANGLIYEVFVSINCSSKITKNEVKLYTTHIIREDAQNLYGFLDLNEKKLFDTVIKINGVGPKVALAICSTFTPSSFSQIVSSNDISMLKRVPGIGPKGASRILVELSGFVIDGESDDESSNATNALEAALALESLGFKKDVVSKVLKTCVSTNTGELVKEALKKLQK, translated from the coding sequence ATGATAGTTGGTATTGAAGGAAAAATAGAAAAAAAAGAGCCTACTTTTTTACATATAAATGCAAATGGACTTATTTATGAAGTATTTGTTTCTATTAATTGTAGTTCAAAAATAACGAAAAATGAAGTCAAGCTTTATACTACTCATATTATTAGAGAAGATGCACAAAATTTATATGGTTTTTTAGATTTAAATGAAAAAAAACTTTTTGATACAGTAATTAAAATAAATGGTGTTGGACCAAAAGTTGCACTTGCAATTTGTTCTACTTTTACTCCTTCATCTTTTTCACAAATTGTTAGCTCAAATGATATATCTATGCTTAAAAGAGTTCCAGGAATTGGACCAAAAGGTGCTAGTAGAATTTTAGTAGAGCTTTCTGGGTTTGTTATTGATGGTGAAAGTGATGATGAGTCTTCAAATGCAACAAATGCTTTAGAAGCTGCTCTTGCTTTGGAATCATTAGGTTTCAAAAAAGATGTAGTTTCAAAAGTGCTTAAAACTTGTGTTAGTACAAATACAGGTGAACTTGTAAAAGAAGCTTTAAAAAAGCTTCAAAAATAA
- a CDS encoding D-alanine--D-alanine ligase, with amino-acid sequence MKLGIIFGGVSYEHEISIVSAIAMKDVINVQIEYIFLDENRDFYHIPTDTIKSKLFSSSEYKKCQKLLLQKDGFFTQAGFLSKPKKLEADVYLNMMHGGDGEDGVIASLLEFNNLDFIGPRKEACTVSFNKFLTKGYAHSVNVKTIDYKYFTKDDEILIEDFPVIIKPVRLGSSIGVSVVKSKEELEYALDVAFEFDDAIIIEPFVNGIKEYNLAACKIAGEFEFSIIEEPQKAEFLDFDKKYLDFARTSTALKADISKELEEKIKEKFKAIYNTQFEGALIRCDFFVKDDEVYLNEINPVPGSMANYLFSNFDEVIKKLSKSLPKTRKILINYEYVNKIQASKGK; translated from the coding sequence TTGAAATTAGGGATTATTTTTGGTGGGGTTTCTTATGAACATGAAATCTCTATTGTATCTGCAATAGCCATGAAAGATGTTATAAATGTTCAAATAGAGTATATATTTTTAGATGAAAATAGAGATTTTTATCATATTCCAACAGATACAATAAAATCTAAACTTTTTAGTTCTAGTGAGTATAAAAAATGCCAAAAACTTTTATTGCAAAAAGATGGTTTTTTTACACAAGCTGGATTTTTATCAAAACCTAAAAAGTTAGAAGCAGATGTTTATTTAAATATGATGCATGGTGGTGATGGCGAAGATGGTGTAATTGCTTCACTTTTAGAGTTTAATAATCTTGATTTTATAGGTCCAAGAAAAGAAGCTTGTACTGTTAGTTTTAATAAATTTTTAACAAAAGGTTATGCTCATAGTGTAAATGTAAAAACTATTGATTATAAATATTTTACAAAAGATGATGAGATTTTAATTGAAGATTTCCCTGTAATAATTAAGCCAGTAAGACTTGGTAGTTCTATTGGTGTATCAGTTGTAAAATCAAAAGAAGAGTTAGAGTATGCTCTTGATGTGGCTTTTGAATTTGATGATGCGATAATAATAGAGCCTTTTGTAAATGGAATAAAAGAGTATAACCTAGCAGCTTGTAAAATAGCTGGTGAGTTTGAGTTTTCTATTATTGAAGAGCCTCAAAAAGCAGAGTTTTTGGATTTTGATAAAAAATATTTAGATTTTGCTAGAACTAGTACTGCTTTAAAAGCTGATATATCAAAAGAGCTAGAAGAAAAAATAAAAGAAAAATTTAAAGCTATTTATAATACACAATTTGAGGGAGCACTTATTAGGTGTGATTTTTTTGTTAAAGATGATGAAGTATATTTAAATGAAATAAACCCAGTTCCAGGAAGTATGGCAAACTATCTTTTCTCAAATTTTGATGAAGTTATAAAAAAACTTTCTAAATCATTGCCAAAAACAAGAAAGATTTTAATAAACTATGAGTATGTAAATAAGATTCAAGCAAGTAAAGGGAAATAA
- a CDS encoding alpha/beta fold hydrolase: protein MAVKNIAVFEKEFDVSYEIVNANAKQDIVFLHGWGSNKQIMKNAFEHCLEDFRHIYIDMPGFGKTSNSYILHTNDYALIVEKLLYAIKSEPVAIVGHSYGGKVATLLKPKNLVLLSSAGIVEKKSLDVKLKIFLAKIFNKLGFLKLTKIFRSKDVDSMSENMYETFKNVVNEDFSKQFSNFPNNALIFWGEEDKATSLESGKKLSQLIKKSKFKSYKADHFFFCIHAEDIAKEIKNGIL, encoded by the coding sequence TTGGCAGTTAAGAATATAGCAGTTTTTGAAAAAGAGTTTGATGTATCTTATGAAATAGTAAATGCAAATGCAAAACAAGATATAGTTTTCTTGCATGGTTGGGGAAGTAATAAGCAAATTATGAAAAATGCTTTTGAACATTGCTTGGAAGACTTTAGACATATTTATATTGATATGCCAGGTTTTGGAAAAACATCAAATAGTTATATTTTGCATACAAATGATTATGCTTTAATAGTTGAAAAACTACTTTATGCTATAAAATCAGAACCAGTTGCGATTGTAGGACACTCATATGGTGGAAAAGTTGCAACTTTATTAAAACCAAAAAATCTTGTTTTATTAAGTAGTGCTGGTATAGTTGAGAAAAAAAGTTTAGATGTAAAACTAAAAATTTTTCTTGCCAAAATATTTAATAAATTGGGTTTTTTAAAACTAACTAAAATTTTTAGAAGTAAAGATGTAGATTCAATGAGTGAAAATATGTATGAAACTTTTAAAAATGTAGTAAATGAAGATTTTAGCAAACAGTTTTCAAACTTTCCAAATAATGCACTTATTTTTTGGGGAGAAGAAGATAAAGCAACTTCACTTGAGTCAGGGAAGAAATTATCACAGTTAATTAAAAAATCAAAATTCAAATCATACAAAGCAGATCACTTTTTTTTCTGTATTCATGCAGAAGATATAGCAAAGGAAATAAAGAATGGAATACTTTAA